The genomic segment CTCCCCTCTGAATTCGGACGAGATTTCCTATGAAACATGTGTTATCGGCTCTGGTGATGAACCAGCCCGGCGTCTTGGCGCACATTTCCGGAATGCTGGCTTCGCGAGCATTCAACATCGAAAGTCTGGCTGTCGGCGAAACCGATATCCCTGAGTTTTCGCGGATGACCTTTGTCGTAAGCGGTGATGATCGCGTCCTCGACCAGGTCCGTAAGCAGCTCGAGAAAATTGTCACCGTGGTCCAGGTGATCGATTTCTCCAAGCGAAACTACGTCGAACGCGACCTGATGCTCATCAAGGTCCGCACGGAAGGGACCTCCATGACCCAGGTCAAAGAGCTGGTCGAAATCTTCCGCGGAAAGATCGTCGACGTGCAACCGCACCAGGTGATGATCGAAATTTCGGGGCCGGAATCGAAGATCGCGGCCTTTATCGATGTCATGCGTCCGTTTGGCATCATCGAGCTGGTTCGCACCGGCCGGATTGCTCTGACTCGCGAGAATATCGAGCTGGCAACCCTGCGTGACCGCGAGCCTGTCAGCACACCGGTCTAGGATTATTCGTCTCCTGTAAATCTCACTTTCGACACCACCGTCGTTCTCCTTCCAGTATCTGAAAGCCTCACACAACATGTCGATCAAAGTTTATTACGATGCGGACGCCGATCTCTCCCTGCTGAAAGACAAGACCATCGCCATTCTCGGCTATGGCAGCCAGGGACACGCCCAGGCCCAGAACCTGCGTGACAGCGGCTGCAACGTAGTCATCGGACAGCGCAAGGGGAGCCCGAACTACGATCTCGCCGTCGAGCACGGATTCGATCCGATGCCAGTCGATGAAGCCACCGATGCCGGCGATCTGATCAACATTCTCCTGCCGGACGAAGTTCAGGGCGATGTGTTCCGCGCTCAGATCAAGGACCGCCTGAAGCCGGGCAACCTGCTGATGTGCTCACACGGTTTCAACATTCACTTCGGCCAGATCGCTCCGCCGGAAGGTGTTGATACCGCTCTGGTCGCTCCCAAGGGCCCCGGTCACCTGGTTCGCAGCGAGTACGTCAAAGGGGGCGGAGTTCCTTCGCTGATCGCTCTGGGCGATAACGCTTCGGAAACCTCCCGTCAACTGGCTCTGGCATACGCCAAGGGCATCGGCGGTACCCGCGGTGGTGTGATCGAAACGACCTTCGCTGAAGAAACCGAAACCGACCTGTTCGGCGAACAGGTTGTGCTCTGCGGCGGCGTTTCCGCTCTCGTCAAAGCTGGATTCGAAGTGCTGGTCGAAGCTGGCTACCAGCCGGAAATGGCTTACTTCGAATGTATGCACGAACTCAAGCTGATCGTCGACCTGTTCTATCAGGGCGGCCTGAACTACATGCGATACAGTGTTTCCAACACCGCTGAGTTCGGCGACTACACACGCGGTCCTCGGATTGTGACCGAAGAAACCAAAGCCGAGATGAAGAAGGTTCTGAACGAAATCCAGACCGGTGCCTTCGCTCGCGAATGGATCCTCGAGAACAAGGCCAATCAGGCTGGCTTCAAGTCGGTTCGCCGTCGTGAACGCGATCATCAGATCGAATCAGTCGGCCGCGATCTTCGCCGCATGATGAGCTGGATCGATTCCAAGGAAGTCTAAGCAGACTTTGTTCGTTGCTGTCTCACAGCTTCGAACATACCAACAACCGAAAACTCCGCAGCCGACTATCAGAGCTGCGGAGTTTTTTTCGTTCAGGCGTCGATGTAACCTTCTCGAATCGCCAGACGGGACAGATGCACCCGATCGTGCAGGTGAAGCCGCTGCATGATGCGATACTTGTGACTGTCGACCGACTTCTGAGACAGTTTCATCTCGCAGGCGACTTCTTTGACCGTCTTGCCTTCCGCAAGATGAATAAAGACTTCGAGCTGCCGTTGTGTCAGGACATTCTCAATCGCGTCGGAGTTCAGCTTCAGGCACGAACCGGTCGCGTCGAGTTGCCGCCGCACTTCGAAGGCCCAGTACTGCTTGATGCGGCCATCGAGCAGACTCTCGACAATCGAAACGATCTCGGCGGGGGTGTTGTTCAGCGAGATACACCCTTTCGCCCGATAGCGAATGGCCCAGCTGAGCCAGGACGTCTTATAGTTCCGACTCAGGAGCACGAACGGAACGTGATGCTCTGAGAGACGCTGCAGTAGCTCCGGCGTCTGCGTGGAATTGTCTGCAGGATCCACAATGGCCAGAACTCGTCGCCCGCTGAACTCCCGCAATGCCTCTTCGACCTGCGTGGAGTCTGCATTCTCCAGCCCGCACGATGCGTCCTGGAATGCCCGCTGCAGAGCCTCGGTGACAAACGGATGCTGCGGGAAAAGAACCGCCACAGGCCGCACCGAACTCGTGGAACTTAAGCTTTCAAAGGCCGAACGGGAGTGGCTCCGATTTCGAGTGCTGTTTGCTTGAATCATCGTACGTACTTCTTCCAGAATGAAAGATGGAGATACCCTGAGATGTGAGTTGCTTGAAGATGTGTCATTCTCCATTAATTCCATCGTCCAGCGGTGCATGGCTGGATATGTCTCAGGTTCGCCAATTGACGCCCACCAGCAATGGAAACATGTACATTAACGTAGCCGATCAGCGTGGCCACGAGGCGCCGAACTAGCAAAGCGGGTGGAAAACCCGCTGTTGGCGCAAGCAAACAGCGACGTCGAGCGAGTCCCTCAGGGACTGTTAATCACTGGGGACTGTCAATCATTGGGTATTGAGCTTGGAGACCGCGTCGCTCAGGATCTCGACGGCCTGCATGTCGATCGTGATCTCCGAACGCTTCTGGAATTCGTCTCGTGAGTCCCCCTCGGTCTTCACCTCCCGATCGATCCGAACCTTCCACTGGACCGTTCCCAGAGGCATCGCGTCGGAGATCCAGACCTGAGAGAAGTTGGTCACGCGGGAGCTGAGATCCTCGATGTTCGTCTGGCAGTCGACACGCTGACAATCGTATTCACCCGCCGTGATATTCACGGTTTCTTCGCCAGCAACCGTCAGATGTTCATTCAGCAGGACCTGGGACAGCAGCGGGAAGACCTGCAGGACCGGCAGAGCAAACGGCTCGGCGTCACGATTGCCGATCTTCTGGAAGCCCTTTACCACGGGCACGAACGCATGGGGAACATCGGCCTGGAAGAACTCGAGGCCATTGATGGCCGATTCGGGCACGAGAACTTTGTAGATTCGCGTTCCTCCCGGGCCGGCTTCCAGAACACCATCAACCTGCTGGCCAGTCGTCACTTCGTACTCCAGCCAGACACAAGGAATATTCTCGCCCTGAAACTCAGCCGATTCGCGGTCCAGACAGCGAATCTCAAGCACGCGACGCCACTGCAGAGAAATATCGCCCTGCTCGCTCTGAGGCCGGAATGTGACCTGACGATAGTCTCCGCTGTAGCGGACGGCTGTGCCGGATTCGGGCAGATTCCAGACAAGCCCCTGGGCCGCCGCCGGACTGGCGAGGGTCCCCAGGACCAGCATGGCTGCGATCACAGCAAATCGAGCAGACCGACGCAGACCGGAGAACAACATGCGGAGTTCCTTCAGAGATTTCTCGTATCTGGATCAATTGAGCGAGAGTCAGCAAAACTCACGTGACAGGACGCCTTTGAGTGCGAGGTATAATGTGGTCCGCCTCCCGGGAAAATGCAATGCCGACCTTTTTTCACCGGCGAATTCGCATCAAAAACCACCCCAGTGAGTGTCACGAACCGCAGAGCCGGGGCCGACCGCTGTTCTCATGAGGACTACTTAATCAGTACAATCGGCTTCACCCGTGAAATTCATCTGGACAACAGGGAGCCTCAAACGTGTCGCAACTCATCAGTGCCGACGAACGTCGCAGTCTGGCTACTCGCATCTGGCGAGCCGGCGTGGAAGCGATCGATTCGCGCAGGCTCATGGAAGAGACGGTCACCTTCGATGGGGATTCTCTCCGGATTGCCGGGAAGACATTTCCCCTCGACAGCTTTCGCGATCTCATCGTGGTCGGCGCCGGCAAGGCGGGCCAGGGAATGGTCTCCGGCCTCGAAGCCTGTCTCCCGGAGGAGTTTCTGAAGACTCGAGTCCGTGGCTGGGTGAACGTCCCTTCGGACTGTGTGGGCGAGTCCAGCGGTTCTCCCATCGTCCGACACGCCGCCCGACCTGCGGGAATCAACGAGCCCCGACCCGAGGGAGTCCTCGGCACACAGAAGATCATTGAGCTGATCGAACAGGCAGACCCGAAAGACCTCTGCCTCGTCCTGCTTTCCGGCGGAGGAAGCGCATTGCTGCCCGCTCCGGTCGATGCGATCTCGCTGGAAGACAAAATCGAGGTGACTCAGCGACTCAGCAGGCGTGGAGCCTCGATCGAAGAACTTAATCTCGTACGAACCTGCCTGTCCCAGCTCAAGGGTGGAGGGCTGCTTCGCCACTGTCGCGGTCAGCACGTGATCACGCTGATCATTTCGGATGTGATCGGTGACCCGCTTGAAACCATCGCGTCCGGTCCGACCGTCGAAACGTTTCGCTCCCCCACGGCGGCACTG from the Rubinisphaera margarita genome contains:
- the ilvN gene encoding acetolactate synthase small subunit — protein: MKHVLSALVMNQPGVLAHISGMLASRAFNIESLAVGETDIPEFSRMTFVVSGDDRVLDQVRKQLEKIVTVVQVIDFSKRNYVERDLMLIKVRTEGTSMTQVKELVEIFRGKIVDVQPHQVMIEISGPESKIAAFIDVMRPFGIIELVRTGRIALTRENIELATLRDREPVSTPV
- the ilvC gene encoding ketol-acid reductoisomerase; its protein translation is MSIKVYYDADADLSLLKDKTIAILGYGSQGHAQAQNLRDSGCNVVIGQRKGSPNYDLAVEHGFDPMPVDEATDAGDLINILLPDEVQGDVFRAQIKDRLKPGNLLMCSHGFNIHFGQIAPPEGVDTALVAPKGPGHLVRSEYVKGGGVPSLIALGDNASETSRQLALAYAKGIGGTRGGVIETTFAEETETDLFGEQVVLCGGVSALVKAGFEVLVEAGYQPEMAYFECMHELKLIVDLFYQGGLNYMRYSVSNTAEFGDYTRGPRIVTEETKAEMKKVLNEIQTGAFAREWILENKANQAGFKSVRRRERDHQIESVGRDLRRMMSWIDSKEV
- a CDS encoding response regulator transcription factor translates to MAVLFPQHPFVTEALQRAFQDASCGLENADSTQVEEALREFSGRRVLAIVDPADNSTQTPELLQRLSEHHVPFVLLSRNYKTSWLSWAIRYRAKGCISLNNTPAEIVSIVESLLDGRIKQYWAFEVRRQLDATGSCLKLNSDAIENVLTQRQLEVFIHLAEGKTVKEVACEMKLSQKSVDSHKYRIMQRLHLHDRVHLSRLAIREGYIDA
- a CDS encoding glycerate kinase type-2 family protein; the encoded protein is MSQLISADERRSLATRIWRAGVEAIDSRRLMEETVTFDGDSLRIAGKTFPLDSFRDLIVVGAGKAGQGMVSGLEACLPEEFLKTRVRGWVNVPSDCVGESSGSPIVRHAARPAGINEPRPEGVLGTQKIIELIEQADPKDLCLVLLSGGGSALLPAPVDAISLEDKIEVTQRLSRRGASIEELNLVRTCLSQLKGGGLLRHCRGQHVITLIISDVIGDPLETIASGPTVETFRSPTAALVVLRKYLTDEIPPRVEEYLANGRHDCRRNEEPPSVDNIVIGNNCRAISHAAARATELGFRAETCGSDNQGPAAEFGKTLVEQAAQASPGDQPVCFIHGGETTVSLAGVDSPGKGGRNQEVALAAALAMRSHPEFTDRLTILAGGTDGEDGPTDAAGGYADYKVHERATGLGLCLEDHLRRHDAYNLLDRCDSLLRVGPTHTNVMDLTITLVWP